The Vibrio sp. 10N DNA window TTAAAGCAGCACTTCTTGATAGGATGCTTAAACATAACCAAGTGTTTGACGCAAATTCACGTTTCAACGCGTTCAAAGCACGAAAACGAAAGTCAAAAGTTCAACGCCCATAAGGAAGTCATCATGGCCACTACGATGTTTGGTATTCCCAACTGTGACACGATAAAGAAAGCAAAAAAATGGCTTGAAGCCAACGAGTTAGAGTATCAATTTCACAACTATCGCAAAGACGGTATCAGCGAAGGCATGGTTCGCAACTTCTGTGAGCAGCTTGGTTGGGAACAAGTCGTAAACAAACGCGGCACGACTTACCGCCAACTCACTCAAGAGCAAAAGGACAGCTTAAACCAGGAGACGGCCATTGCTCTGTTAGTCGAGCACTCAGCGATGATCAAGCGCCCCATTCTCAACGTAGATGGCACTTTGCACATTGGATTTAAAGCGGAACAATACCAACAAGTATTTGGTGTTTAATTCAACCATCGCATCACACCCCTCATTAGCCTATTAGAAACAAGGATCCTCAAGGATGAATGACAGCCCAGTATTGGCACTAGCAAAAGATCTTATTAGCCGCCAATCCGTAACCCCAGAAGACGCCGACTGCCAGAAGGTCATGATTGAAAGATTAGAAAAGCTCGGTTTTGACATCGAAGTCATGGTGTTTGAAGACACCACCAACTTCTGGGCTCGTCGTGGTACTGAAGCGCCACTGTTTGCGTTTGCAGGCCACACTGACGTAGTGCCTGCTGGCAATCTCGACCACTGGCACACGCCTCCTTTTGAGCCAACTATTATTGATGGTCATCTGCACGGCCGCGGCGCAGCAGATATGAAAGGCTCATTGGCTTGTATGATTGTAGCGGTAGAGCGCTTTATCGAGAACCACCCGGACCACAGCGGCTCAATTGGCTTTTTGATTACCTCTGACGAAGAGGGGCCATTTATCAACGGGACAACACGTGTTGTCGATACATTAATGGCGCGCGATGAAAACATCGACATGTGTATTGTCGGTGAGCCATCCAGCACTCACAGCGTCGGTGATGTGGTTAAGAACGGTCGCCGTGGCTCCATCACGGGCGATTTGACCGTCAAGGGCACACAAGGCCACGTGGCTTACCCACATCTTGCCAATAACCCTGTTCACCAAGCACTTCCTGCACTGGCAGAGCTGGCAGCGACTAAGTGGGACGAAGGCAACGACTATTTCCCGCCAACTAGCTTCCAGATCCCGAATTTGCATAGCGGCACAGGTGCTAGCAACGTGATTCCTGGTGAGTTCAACGTTCAATTTAACTTCCGTTTTAGTACAGAGCTGACTGACGAAACCATTAAGAGCCGCGTCCACTCTACATTGGACTTACATGGCTTGGACTACGATCTAAAATGGACACTGAGCGGTCATCCATTCTTAACAGATAAGGGAAGCTTGCTTGATGCCGTTGTCAGTGCGGTTGAAGAAGTGAATCACCAGCAACCGGAGCTGTTAACGACGGGCGGCACCTCTGATGGTCGTTTCATCGCACGAATGGGCGCTCAAGTCGTGGAGCTGGGGCCCGTGAACGCCACAATCCATAAAGTGAATGAGTGTGTGAACGTCGCCGACCTTGAAAAGCTGACTGACATGTACGAACACACATTGATTAACTTATTCGCTAAATCCTAAGCTAAGGTTCTAAGTCGAGGTCTCTATGCAGATAACGCAGCTTGTTGGGCAGTCCGACGACGCTTTGGTTGACGTGACCATTGGCAGTAAATCATTTTTAGTGCATCCGCAGGTGCAAGCTGATTTGCTGGCATTGGTAGCGGCGGCCAAAGAAGCGGGGTTTGAGCTTTACTTGGCAAGCGGCTATCGATCGTTTGAGCGTCAGCTGGCAATTTGGAACAACAAAATGTCCGGTCATACGCCTATTTTGGATCAAAACAGTCACCCCATTGAGACCAAGAACATGAGTGACGCCGACAAAGTCCAAGCGATTTTGAAATGGAGTGCGCTGCCTGGCGCAAGCCGTCATCATTGGGGCACAGACTTTGATGTCTATGCGGGAAATTTGCTGCCCAACAACACCCGTTTGCAACTGGAGCCTTGGGAGTACTTGGAGGGTCATCAGCGTGAGTTTTTTCTTTGGCTCTCGGAGCAAGCGCCAATGCATGGGTTTTTCTTCCCTTATAGCAAAGACTTAGGCGGAGTGGCAATGGAACCTTGGCACATTAGTCATCACCAAACCAGCTCGGCGTGTCTAGCGCAGTTTTGTTGTCAGCAATGGCGACAAGTTTTGCAGCAATCGGATATTTTGGGACGTGAGGCGATACTTTCTGAACTCGATTCCATCTACAATCAATATGTGACCAACATAAACCGTTAAGAGCAGACAATGATTGAATGGCTATTTAACCCTTGGGTAATCATTATCGTGGTACTGGCCGTGGTAATTGGCAACATTGCCGCGCTCAAGTACACCGCGAATATGAAGTTTCAGCAAAGTGACAAGGTCAACTCACGCAAAAATCAGCTCGATCGTCTCAATGAGCTAGACAAACAAAAGTATGGCGACAAACCGAGTGACGAAAAGAACAAATCGTAGCAAGTGCGGCGGTATTGAGTCTCAAAGGCAGATTGAAAAGCGTATAAAAAAAGGACCGTTAAGGTCCTTTTTTCTTATGCCTGATTAAGGCTCTTTCTTTATCACTGTGGCGATGAGAGGCTCAAGTGAACGCAGTAAGTTCTCGGCTACAGGTTTGCCATCGCTGTCAGTCACATTGATCGACGTACGGTTACCCAAGTCACCAAACAGGAAGGTGTACTCGCCCGGCTCAAGGTCAATAGGCTTGAGACCTACTTCATTCCAGAATTCGTCATCTGGTGACGCGTATTTGGCTTTCGCTGTACCTTGAGACTGGTTACGCTCTTCAATGGTAAAGCCCATTTTCGGTAATAGCGTTGGAAGCTCTTGCCACAAGACATTGTATGGCGTACGTGCAATGATGACCGGCAAGCCACTGCGGTCTGTACCCATGCTGATTGGGATAGATTTCACCAACTCTTGAGCACGAAGCGCCGCTTCTTCACGAAGGTCGCGATCATAACGCGCTGTGACTAAGTTCGTCATCAAGGTGTTGTAACGTTCTTCATTCACGCGAGTGACAGGTTTCACTGTGCCACCTTCGCGCCAATCGATCAGCTTCATTTTAAAGCCATAACGGTTGTTAGCTTCAAAACGAGTAATTTCGTAGCGGCTACCAATTTCAACGTCTTCGTCTTCCGATACCCAGGTTACCCAGTCGGTCTCGATACTGTCGTTGGTCTCATTAACGGCCTGAACATTGATTTCGGCTAGCATGGTTTTCACCGTTGCCCAAACCTTATCCATTTCTTCTTGTTGAAGCAGCCACAAGGTTACCTCTGAGCCCTGTCTTTCCACACGTGCGCCAGGGATCAGTTCTAATACCTGTTGCGGTGGACGAATATCTACTTCACGACCAATTCCGCCGGAAAAGTCACCTTGAGGGATCTCATAATTAGGGTAGAACTGGGGCGTCGCGCCTTCCGGTAATGTCCAGTTTTTAAGACCTGGCGCATCAAGGTAATTGAAGTCATCTTTGGCTTCACGACGGGTTTTCGGATCACTTGAGCACGCGGCTAAAACAATAACAGCTAACGTTGAGACCGCTAGCTGACGTGAAAATTTCATTGATACTCCCTTATATAAGAGGAGCTCTACGCTCCTCTTATTCATTCAATTTAGTAAATGCAGGCTTCTGTTAGTGCTTTCGCCACAATTGGCTTAGCACTTTCAGACAACTCTGTCATTGGCAGTCTCAGGTCACCATTTGCGATGAGACCCATTTTGTGCGCCGCCCACTTAACTGGGATCGGGCTTGATTCGACAAACAAGTTTTTGTGCAGTGTCATCAGGCGCTCATTGATAAGTCTAGCTTCTTCAAAATTACCTTCTAATGCTAGATGCATCATGTTGGCCATGTCAGCCGCTGCAATATTGTTGGTCACAGAGATAACGCCTTTACCACCCAGTTGAACAAAATCAAGGCCAGTCGCGTCATCACCACTTAGTAAGATAAAGTCTTCGCCACAAAGTTCACGATGAATCTTCACTCGAGACAGATCACCCGTCGCATCTTTCAAAGCAACGATGTTTGAAATCTCTGCCAAACGCGCAACGGTTTCTGGCTGCATATCCACACCAGTACGACCTGGTACATTATAAAGAATCTGTGGAATGTCTGTTTCTTCAGAAATCGCTTTGTAGTGCTGATACAAACCTTCTTGTGTCGGTTTGTTGTAATAAGGAGTCACACTCAAGCAACCTGCAATGCCGACATTGTTAAATAGACGGCTAAACGTAATCGCTTCATGAGTGGCATTGGCACCAGTGCCAGCAATAATTGGTAAGCGGCCATCAGCGAACTCAACCGTTTTCGCGACGACTTTTACATGTTCTTCAACCGTTAATGTTGCCGATTCCCCGGTTGTACCAACAGCAACAATGCCATCCGTACCCGCAGCAATATGATACTCGACCAGTTTTCGTAAACTAACAAAATCGACTTCGCCATCGGTGGTAAGAGGGGTTATAAGCGCAACAATACTTCCTGAAAACATGGTGATCTCCCTAAATTGATACTTACTGCATGGTACTGTAATGCTATTGATAAACACAAGAGCTGAAAAACAGATCCCATCAAGAAGTGGATGAATAATGTCAGATTTCAGATATGAGGCACGTGTAAGATGCGCTATTTCGCGTAAAAGGTGTCAGTGACGAGTTAATTTTTCTGTTGTTATATGACGTTGCCATGTAAGCCCATGTTGACGTCAGCGATGGATGATTTGCGAGAATCGGTTACATCAATCACAAGAGCTTTGGTAATAGCTATGCTACCATATAGCCAACAAGGAACTTAGAGTGACACTATGAATCAGTATTTAGTGATTACCGCAGTTGGCACTGACCGACCAGGGATCTGTAACGAAATCGTCCACCTCGTTGCCAACGCAGGTTGTAATATCATCGATAGTCGCATCGCCATGTTCGGCAATGAGTTTACGCTCATCATGCTGATATCAGGCAATCCAAGCTACATCACTCGCGTAGAAACCACCCTACCGCTTTTAGGTCAAGAACATGATCTGATCACCATGATGAAGCGTACCTCCAAGCACGACGCCATTCCAAATCAATACACTGTGGAAGTGTTTATTGAGTCAGAGGATCGCGTTGGATTGACCGAAGAATTTACTCAGTTCTTTGCCGATAAGAACATTGGTCTTGCTTCGCTGAGCGCGCAAACCATTGTCAAAGAAAGGGCGGGAACCGACGTTGATCAATTTCAATTAGCATTAAGTGCCAACGTTGAAGAAAACTGCAATCTTATGCAGCTTCAAGAAGAGTTTGAGGCACTGTGCAATCAGCTGTCTGTTAAAGGTTCGCTTAACTTTATCAGCGGCAGCCACTAAAAATAACAATACAATCTGTAAAGAACACAATCTTCAAAGGAAACTCAATGAACACATTGATTGCGGGCACCCCAGCCCCACAATTTTCACTGCTCGACCAAGATGGTAACACGGTAACTCTGGCGGATTTTAAAGGTAAAAAAGTCCTATTTTACTTTTACCCAAAAGCAATGACACCAGGTTGTACAGTGCAAGCGCAAGGCCTTCGCGATACGAAAGCTGAGCTAGACGCTCACAACGTAGTCGTACTAGGCGTGAGCATCGATCCTGTTAAGCGTTTGGGTAAGTTTATTGAACGTGACCAACT harbors:
- the dapE gene encoding succinyl-diaminopimelate desuccinylase — encoded protein: MNDSPVLALAKDLISRQSVTPEDADCQKVMIERLEKLGFDIEVMVFEDTTNFWARRGTEAPLFAFAGHTDVVPAGNLDHWHTPPFEPTIIDGHLHGRGAADMKGSLACMIVAVERFIENHPDHSGSIGFLITSDEEGPFINGTTRVVDTLMARDENIDMCIVGEPSSTHSVGDVVKNGRRGSITGDLTVKGTQGHVAYPHLANNPVHQALPALAELAATKWDEGNDYFPPTSFQIPNLHSGTGASNVIPGEFNVQFNFRFSTELTDETIKSRVHSTLDLHGLDYDLKWTLSGHPFLTDKGSLLDAVVSAVEEVNHQQPELLTTGGTSDGRFIARMGAQVVELGPVNATIHKVNECVNVADLEKLTDMYEHTLINLFAKS
- the dapA gene encoding 4-hydroxy-tetrahydrodipicolinate synthase encodes the protein MFSGSIVALITPLTTDGEVDFVSLRKLVEYHIAAGTDGIVAVGTTGESATLTVEEHVKVVAKTVEFADGRLPIIAGTGANATHEAITFSRLFNNVGIAGCLSVTPYYNKPTQEGLYQHYKAISEETDIPQILYNVPGRTGVDMQPETVARLAEISNIVALKDATGDLSRVKIHRELCGEDFILLSGDDATGLDFVQLGGKGVISVTNNIAAADMANMMHLALEGNFEEARLINERLMTLHKNLFVESSPIPVKWAAHKMGLIANGDLRLPMTELSESAKPIVAKALTEACIY
- the bcp gene encoding thioredoxin-dependent thiol peroxidase produces the protein MNTLIAGTPAPQFSLLDQDGNTVTLADFKGKKVLFYFYPKAMTPGCTVQAQGLRDTKAELDAHNVVVLGVSIDPVKRLGKFIERDQLNFTLLSDEDHAVAEQFGVWGEKKFMGKVYDGLHRISFLINEEGVIEHVFNKFKTKTHHEVVLDYLNG
- a CDS encoding ArsC family reductase, which encodes MATTMFGIPNCDTIKKAKKWLEANELEYQFHNYRKDGISEGMVRNFCEQLGWEQVVNKRGTTYRQLTQEQKDSLNQETAIALLVEHSAMIKRPILNVDGTLHIGFKAEQYQQVFGV
- a CDS encoding glycine cleavage system protein R, with product MNQYLVITAVGTDRPGICNEIVHLVANAGCNIIDSRIAMFGNEFTLIMLISGNPSYITRVETTLPLLGQEHDLITMMKRTSKHDAIPNQYTVEVFIESEDRVGLTEEFTQFFADKNIGLASLSAQTIVKERAGTDVDQFQLALSANVEENCNLMQLQEEFEALCNQLSVKGSLNFISGSH
- a CDS encoding M15 family metallopeptidase; this translates as MQITQLVGQSDDALVDVTIGSKSFLVHPQVQADLLALVAAAKEAGFELYLASGYRSFERQLAIWNNKMSGHTPILDQNSHPIETKNMSDADKVQAILKWSALPGASRHHWGTDFDVYAGNLLPNNTRLQLEPWEYLEGHQREFFLWLSEQAPMHGFFFPYSKDLGGVAMEPWHISHHQTSSACLAQFCCQQWRQVLQQSDILGREAILSELDSIYNQYVTNINR
- the bamC gene encoding outer membrane protein assembly factor BamC encodes the protein MKFSRQLAVSTLAVIVLAACSSDPKTRREAKDDFNYLDAPGLKNWTLPEGATPQFYPNYEIPQGDFSGGIGREVDIRPPQQVLELIPGARVERQGSEVTLWLLQQEEMDKVWATVKTMLAEINVQAVNETNDSIETDWVTWVSEDEDVEIGSRYEITRFEANNRYGFKMKLIDWREGGTVKPVTRVNEERYNTLMTNLVTARYDRDLREEAALRAQELVKSIPISMGTDRSGLPVIIARTPYNVLWQELPTLLPKMGFTIEERNQSQGTAKAKYASPDDEFWNEVGLKPIDLEPGEYTFLFGDLGNRTSINVTDSDGKPVAENLLRSLEPLIATVIKKEP
- a CDS encoding DUF2897 family protein — translated: MIEWLFNPWVIIIVVLAVVIGNIAALKYTANMKFQQSDKVNSRKNQLDRLNELDKQKYGDKPSDEKNKS